From the Trifolium pratense cultivar HEN17-A07 linkage group LG4, ARS_RC_1.1, whole genome shotgun sequence genome, the window aaacaaaaatcaacaaataatttttttaatttttttataaaatttatttaaaaaaataaagacaacAAAACTTAAGCTAAATTATGatactctttattttttttctctataaaaagtactactactactactatagtACTTGTACTAGTATAAATGAGTGGAGAGTAAATAAATATGTGTCACCATCCAACACTAGAAAAGGCTATATATATTGGACCTCTATGTCTTTGCCTTTCTACATTGCTTGCCATTCTAGGCCGATCCCTACGAAGCACCAATATCCAATCAATCACCCATTTTAATACCTAAAAGACTGCCAATCCATAATTACCAATTTTTGTCTTTACACCCAAACAATATTAAACCACCCTCGTGatcctttccttttttttcttctccttcataATAACCTCCAAATAAAATACAACACGttatcacaccaataatactcTTTTATTCTTAATTAATCTTTCTAAATcaatgatttaatttttaaatctaCCATATAGTTATAGGTTGCCCAATGGCCACAatgaattaatttataatactacttgtaattattaattataaataatattgtcATGTAGCTCCCTTCAACATCATTGATTCAACCACGTCTCTGTCATtatttaaacctaaaaaatatcTCCAACATTTTTCGTCACCGTCGACTAgattgattaataaaaaaaaaatgtaacaagtacatccggtcactctttaaacattttaattaaatagtaaatttttataaattttttatgaaaatatgtaaaatcaacacattaaaaattaaaatgcttcatttttaaataaataatttctttaaatataatGTTTAAAGAGTATCGGGGACACTTGTtagcaaatttttttatttatttatcggtcaaaagaataaaaaagttACTACTCCTTTCGTCTGTTTTTAAGTAACATAGTTTGAGCAAGTGTATTTATTAAGAAGTCTCATATCAAACATGAGATCGTCAGAACATGCATTTATAAAGTAGATATTATtctcacatttttttataagattgaGTTACGCCTAGCTCACAATTTTGAAATTGTATTAAAGTCTCTTTCATAGTCGCCTGAACCATTTATATATGCACCATACTCAAGAGATAATGTGTTAAGAAAACCCACATAAAATGTGAGATGTCAAACTCTCAATCCTAACACTAATCACATAACTTATGACATTGACCCAACTAATATTGATATTTAAACGCTCATTTAAACGAGGGAGTAACTAATCACCAGTCAGCAATCGTAAttgtggggatcgaaccgtgatcttTCCTATCAAATTCGATATCAATCACTACTGAATAAACTAACATTTATATTTAAACACTGATTTAAACAAGGGAGTAactaagataatttttttataacattttgaatactttttctttaattttcaatttcaactcaGTCCGTTAATATTGAAGTGAGGGAGTAACACACAAGAAAGTAAAAATCCATTATCACAAAATTTTCCACGTTATCACCAATCCCACCGTCAGATTCTCTACCATTTCTCGATCTACGCGTCAAACTCCTTCGAAAAGCCATTTCCATAAAAGTGCTTTTCCaaacctcttcttcttcttccttcataccACCCTCACTCTTCAACtcaacaacttaattaataattacCACTCCTTTTCCTTCTTCTATTTTTAACCGCTCTTAATCAATTTTCTCCCACCGCAAAATCCTATAACCTAATCCTTTTTTAGACATCACTGAAAAATGCAGTGAGAGAATCGATTCATCGATTAATTCAATGGCGTTTCAAGAGCATCTACAGCACGAAATAGCATACCAGAGATTcacagaagaagaagatgaagaaagagTACCATGgcttaacaacaacaacagtgTAAACGCGCGTCAACAGAATTTCATGCACTTGGAACCGGAGAGAAGGGAGAAAAGCATGGATCGGAACCGGAGTGAGAACAATTGTGAAACGGAAGAGTTAAGGGAATACAAAGCGGAGATATTAGGACATCCACTTTACGATCAATTATTATCGGCGCATGTTTCGTGTTTACGAATTGCAACGCCGGTGGATCAGCTTCCGAGAATCGATGCTCAGCTTCAACAGTCACAGCGTGTTCTTCAAAAATATTCTTCTGTTGGAATTGGAAATATGGATCCCAAGGAGCTTGATCACTTTATGGTTTGTCCCTTAAACCCTTTTTCAAAAGATTATTTGTCAAAATCACGATTAGTCATGgtgattttgaaaaaattatgttgTGTTGCtctagaaaaataaaaaaattcatcaatattgtgatttttttttccctcatCATGTCAtcggtttaatctggtttggagTCATTTGTGGACAACAGTGTTGTGATTTTAATGAGCTCACCGTGATACTAAATATAGACTACTATGAAAATTAATGCAAAGAATAGTTAAAATTGGGATTATTAATTTGACATGTCAAACACTTGTAGTAATAGATTTAGAGCTGAATTTTGCTCCTTTTAACTCTAAATCTACTACtttatttcaacattttttagTAATGTTTAATTGATgaatttatgtatttttctcTTAATTAATCTACTTTTTTGTTGTCAAAATCCACTTCTTGTTATAGTACTATAGttcaaatattattagtttagtTTCTAATGCACTACCAAACTATCTTTCTTGTGTTTTGGACATTATTTTATGTAATTAATTTGTATGTTTCATtggtgtattttttatttttttgtatatgtATCCAAGTAAGTATTTGaaaagatattttaaaaacaatgtAATAAATTGGTATTAAGTTGCgatttaattgaatataatatagaattaaatttttatgagacatagaattttttcttatacTATAGGTAATAGGTCCTTACATAGAGTCAtagacattatatttttattttatttattccaCTATTTTGTCAATTTCTCATACATTAACATTACTTTAATAATGGTTTTATGAGAGGAGTGCCAAAGTTTTCAACAACACATTCTTTAACACACTTTTCTCAACATAAGATTCATCTATtaaatgaaattcaaatttattataCTAATCATGTATGCCCAACATAGGATTCACTTCACCTATtaaatgaaattcaaatttattctaTTAATCATGTGGCAAATAAATTTAGTGTGATCCATATAAGAActtcaatcaataaaaaaaagtgtagTTAGaagagtattaaaaaaataccaataaaaaatgtttttttggcataatgttactttttttttaatcaataacataaTGTTACTTCTGAAATCATGAATGTCAAACCTTGGTACTATTTCCCTAATTTTGTGGAGCTTGAGGTTTAAAGAACAGTATCTAGTACAAGTAGTAGATTGTGGAATTTATGggtatatattaaaatattaatgactACTAATTcacaaaaagaataataatgatgataatGGTAGGAAAAGTAATGGATTTTCAAGTTCTTTATATTTTGATGGACAGCAGTACGAGGCATCTGGGTTGTAAAAGTGAGTAATCAGTTAATCAGATTTGTCTTGGAATGTAGCTAGTTGATAGTTCTTCCAATTTAAGGGATAATTGTGTTGTGATATTGCTATACTCCCTTTAATAATTGCTACAAAGCATTTAGGACTTAGTAGTGCTTTATAGAATCTTTCTTTCTGTTAATTTTGTCCCCACTTGTTTGGGTGTGTACAGTGCacacttcttttcttttctcttttttgctGAAACCTTCATGGTGAAGGTGATCACGTTTTAGAATATTTTCTGAAACCAAACTTGAATACACTGTTTTTTCTTAACCTTTACTCCACCATTGTACGTTTCTGCGGCTAGTCCAAGTACAATAATGAGAGTGAACAACCTTGTGTTGGTGTGATATGAACTGTATAGGATACAAACAAAATTGTACTACAAGTATATTTGGTCAAAATTAACTGTATAAGAGTAATCATTTTCAACTTGATTTATTCAATTTCAACCATATACATAGATACTGAGACATTTATTTATGTATGGCTTTCATGGGGTTTctctattttttgttgttgtaatcAATAATTTAATTGCTTGTTTAAGAAACATATCATCATCATGAATTGTTCATTGAATTAATCTCATTTCTTACCTTTGGTCCTATGTTTGTTGTAGACGCATTATGTTCTTTTGCTGTGTGCCTTCAAAGAACAGTTGCAACAACATGTCCGTGTTCATGCCATGGAGGCAGTGATGGCTTGTTGGGATCTGGAGCAGTCTCTGCAAAGCTTGACAGGTACTCATATCATTattcacaaaataattaaatgttcAGTGGAAGAATAAATGAAGTactccaatttttttcttaGAACAGTGACTGTTGACCACATTTTGAGAGGCCCGCATGGGACTATAATATGAGGCTTTTTTAAATAGAAGAAATTAACATGAAATTCAAAACATTTATGCTAACAACTTGACTACTCTAATagcatattttaaaaataaaaatagagaataTACCACACATATTGCATCATATAAGAGAAATAAAAGTagaacattttatttttatatagagAAATTAAAGGGTATTGTATATCCAGCTTAAACCGATGTATTTACCCAAAATAATGgtcttttgaaagaaaaatatttggttttttggtTTGCACTCTTTATAttttacatataaattaaatagtttGTTGCCAGCTTTTattttggttcaaaatttggaGGTCTAAAGTGAAGGTCTGAGTCGCCTGAGCCGATCGCCTGAGTCGCCTGAGCCGATCTTGTTTTAGAACAAATGCCTATTACTAAATAGAGCATAACTAGAAGCCGAGAAAATGATATTATAGGCAGAATTTTTATTCACACAAGTATGAAATTGGTGTATTCCAAACTTAATGTATAGAGTTCAAATTTTATATGGGACAATTGTAAAATCATAATTTGTACCAccgttattaataataatttctcattttccattTTCTTTAAATGGTGGCAagaaatttttatatttcatccaaaaaataatttttcataaaattaaatcaatattaattagtttatctatctaatttttttttaaaaaaaatgtgattaatCACATTAAATATTGTTCACTTTTCACTTGTTTTTTCTATTCCTCAGTTTCTTTAATCAACACTCTCTCTAATTAAACatgaaatataatatgataCTTATAAATAGTAAGCAATATAtggaatattttaaatttagaataaaaaatgtcaaatatacCCCCTGAAAAtgtaaactattttttcttgaaaatgtaaaaactcatttctatttatatttttcttgatCAACTTGCTGCCATTTTTTGTGTGGCTGAATTATGCTCATATCATTAAATCAATAAACAAATTACAAGATGATAAATAGGATTATGTTGCTGGTTATGTATAATAGAATGATCTCTAtgtgatttaaaaatattttattttagtacaTTTAATATCTATAATTTTGATAGTAGTAGTTGCCCTCACCCTCAGATTTTGGTTCTTTAAATTAAGTTCTAAACATGGAACTACATGAAGCTTGTAGTACTCGTCCAAAAACTTTCAAAAGTTTAATGAAACTGTAATATGCATGAATGGCAGGTGTATCTTCAGGTGAAGGAACTGGAGCAACAATGTCAGACGATGAAGAGGAGCAGGCAGAGAGTAATGCCAAGTTATACGAAGGAAGCGGCTTTGATGGCGGCGTTGATACTCTTGGCTTTGGTCCTCTTGTCCCCACCGAGACTGAAAGGTCTTTGATGGAGCGAGTTAGGCTTGAGCTGAAGCATGAGCTCAAACAAGGTTACAAGGAGAAGATTGTAGATGTAAGAGAAGAAATTCtaagaaagagaagagcagGGAAACTCCCGGGGGACACCACCTCCCTTTTGAAGGCTTGGTGGCAATCACATTCTAAATGGCCCTACCCTACTGTAAGCTCTATCATCAATATTATTTTACAATGAAGCATGAACACTCCTTAGATTAGCTGTGTCCAGTGTCGGACACGTGTCGATGTCGTACACCAACActacaccgacacttatgattacacctaattatgtcattttatcaaattattatcggtgtcgacatgtcggtgtccgtgcttcatataTATCTCTATGTTGGCTCTGCTGATGAATGATCATACTTTGTGTTGTTTTGTAGGAGGAagacaaggctagattggtgcAGGAAACAGGCTTGCAATTGAAGCAAATAAACAACTGGTTCATAAACCAAAGGAAAAGGAACTGGCATGCTAACTCCCCATCCTCTAGTACTTCCAAAACCAAACGCAAGAGGTACTAccaatttatattaattataactATAGTCTCTCAATTAAACTAGCACAGTACTACTattattcatataatttttattttttttggtacattattcATATATACTTTTAACTAGCAATATTTTGAAATTGGACTCCCAGCTGTCAACAACGTGATAATACATTAGTGATATTGGCTTGAATAGACAattcaaagaaaataatttttactttttatttcataatttaaaatgcTAAGGTTAAA encodes:
- the LOC123923755 gene encoding homeobox protein knotted-1-like 3 isoform X1; translation: MAFQEHLQHEIAYQRFTEEEDEERVPWLNNNNSVNARQQNFMHLEPERREKSMDRNRSENNCETEELREYKAEILGHPLYDQLLSAHVSCLRIATPVDQLPRIDAQLQQSQRVLQKYSSVGIGNMDPKELDHFMTHYVLLLCAFKEQLQQHVRVHAMEAVMACWDLEQSLQSLTGVSSGEGTGATMSDDEEEQAESNAKLYEGSGFDGGVDTLGFGPLVPTETERSLMERVRLELKHELKQGYKEKIVDVREEILRKRRAGKLPGDTTSLLKAWWQSHSKWPYPTEEDKARLVQETGLQLKQINNWFINQRKRNWHANSPSSSTSKTKRKSSAGGETSNQSFM
- the LOC123923755 gene encoding homeobox protein knotted-1-like 4 isoform X2, which gives rise to MAFQEHLQHEIAYQRFTEEEDEERVPWLNNNNSVNARQQNFMHLEPERREKSMDRNRSENNCETEELREYKAEILGHPLYDQLLSAHVSCLRIATPVDQLPRIDAQLQQSQRVLQKYSSVGIGNMDPKELDHFMTHYVLLLCAFKEQLQQHVRVHAMEAVMACWDLEQSLQSLTGVSSGEGTGATMSDDEEEQAESNAKLYEGSGFDGGVDTLGFGPLVPTETERSLMERVRLELKHELKQGYKEKIVDVREEILRKRRAGKLPGDTTSLLKAWWQSHSKWPYPTEEDKARLVQETGLQLKQINNWFINQRKRNWHANSPSSSTSKTKRKSAGGETSNQSFM